One segment of Paenibacillus rhizovicinus DNA contains the following:
- a CDS encoding tRNA (adenine(22)-N(1))-methyltransferase, giving the protein MIKLSKRLQTIADQVTAGARTADIGSDHALLPVYLLQCGKCPSAIAGELNEGPFQAARRQIAEAGLTKAIEARQGNGLGVLKPGEADTITIAGMGGALMADILESGRLAGKLAGVRELVLQPNVGEEIVRKWLVEHGFVLQDETLLEEDGKMYEVLHALRASDSPKETTNETLYDPGFLAVSLETEQKRNWLYRMGPYLLRQRAELLDNKWRHEIGKLERICKQLEQSDLAESRDKQTQLRQEINAIEEVLSCLRTDKP; this is encoded by the coding sequence ATGATAAAGTTATCAAAACGATTACAAACGATTGCGGATCAAGTTACGGCAGGAGCGCGTACAGCGGATATCGGTTCCGATCATGCGCTGCTTCCCGTATATTTGCTGCAATGCGGCAAATGTCCTTCGGCGATTGCCGGGGAGCTGAATGAAGGCCCGTTCCAAGCAGCAAGAAGGCAAATTGCCGAGGCGGGGCTTACGAAAGCAATCGAGGCAAGACAAGGGAACGGCTTAGGCGTCCTGAAGCCTGGCGAAGCGGATACGATTACGATTGCCGGAATGGGCGGCGCCCTGATGGCGGATATACTGGAATCAGGACGACTGGCGGGTAAGCTTGCTGGTGTCAGAGAGCTCGTGCTGCAGCCGAACGTCGGCGAGGAAATCGTCCGCAAATGGCTGGTGGAGCATGGTTTTGTGCTTCAGGACGAGACGCTATTGGAAGAGGACGGCAAGATGTACGAGGTGCTTCATGCGCTTCGTGCATCGGACAGTCCGAAGGAAACAACGAATGAAACGCTGTATGATCCCGGTTTCTTGGCAGTTTCGCTGGAAACGGAGCAGAAGCGGAATTGGCTTTATCGTATGGGACCTTATTTGCTGCGTCAGCGCGCGGAGCTGCTGGATAACAAATGGCGGCATGAAATCGGCAAGCTGGAGCGCATCTGCAAGCAGCTGGAGCAATCCGACCTTGCGGAATCCCGCGATAAGCAGACGCAGCTGCGCCAAGAGATCAATGCGATCGAGGAGGTGCTGTCATGTTTGCGAACGGACAAACCGTAG
- a CDS encoding Nif3-like dinuclear metal center hexameric protein translates to MFANGQTVVQLLEQLAPKHIAMENDKIGLQLGTLQKQITKVLVALDVTPEVVDEAIAIGAELIVAHHAIIYRPIAKLDTSTPAGKLYEKLIKNDIAVYIAHTNLDVADGGINDWMADMLGIPAEGRSSLEDVHTDKLYKLVVFVPQTHHEQVLQAIWNAGAGQIGDYSHCSFNIDGVGTFKPGDDAKPFIGDTGRLERVQEVRVETVVPHSVHRKVVQAMLKVHPYEEVAYDLYPVELKGRVFGLGRVGKLPAAVKLGDLAEQAKTAFDVPALRLVGDPERLVRKIAVLGGSGSRYIRHASFAGADVLVTGDIDYHTAQDAQAAGLAIIDPGHNIEKLMKPRLAEWLRQELQQRKYATEAAASQINTEVFRFL, encoded by the coding sequence ATGTTTGCGAACGGACAAACCGTAGTCCAGCTTCTTGAACAGCTGGCACCGAAGCATATTGCGATGGAAAACGATAAAATCGGACTGCAGCTGGGAACGCTGCAGAAGCAAATAACGAAGGTGCTGGTGGCGCTCGACGTCACGCCCGAGGTCGTGGACGAAGCGATAGCAATCGGAGCAGAGCTGATCGTCGCGCACCATGCCATCATCTATCGGCCGATTGCCAAGCTGGATACATCGACGCCTGCCGGCAAGCTGTACGAGAAGCTGATCAAGAACGATATTGCCGTCTATATTGCGCACACGAACCTTGATGTCGCAGACGGCGGCATTAATGATTGGATGGCCGATATGCTGGGAATCCCTGCGGAAGGCCGCTCCTCATTAGAGGACGTGCATACGGACAAGCTGTATAAATTGGTCGTATTCGTGCCTCAAACGCATCACGAGCAAGTGCTGCAAGCGATATGGAATGCAGGAGCCGGTCAAATCGGCGATTACAGCCACTGCAGCTTCAATATCGACGGCGTAGGCACGTTTAAGCCTGGAGACGACGCCAAGCCGTTCATCGGCGATACCGGGCGTCTGGAACGCGTTCAGGAAGTCAGAGTAGAAACAGTCGTTCCGCATAGCGTTCATCGGAAGGTCGTTCAGGCGATGCTGAAGGTTCATCCTTACGAGGAAGTCGCGTACGACCTGTATCCCGTGGAGCTGAAGGGACGCGTATTCGGCTTAGGCCGAGTAGGCAAATTGCCTGCAGCTGTTAAGCTGGGCGATCTGGCGGAACAGGCGAAGACGGCCTTCGACGTGCCGGCGCTGCGGCTCGTTGGAGACCCGGAACGTCTCGTGCGCAAGATAGCCGTACTTGGGGGATCAGGCTCCCGATATATCCGCCATGCGTCGTTTGCTGGCGCGGACGTGCTCGTAACGGGAGACATCGATTACCATACCGCGCAAGACGCGCAAGCCGCAGGCCTTGCGATCATCGATCCCGGTCATAACATCGAGAAGCTCATGAAACCGCGTTTGGCCGAATGGCTTCGTCAAGAGCTGCAGCAGCGCAAATACGCGACGGAGGCCGCAGCGTCGCAAATCAATACGGAAGTTTTCCGTTTTCTCTAG